TTATCAATTATAATTGGCTCCACATTAACCATAGTTCACACTCCTCTCTTTCTTATCTGTATGACAAGAGAAAAATGAGTGTTACAAGTTAACTAGCCTATAGTTTAACGGAAGATGTATACGTTATTAACATATCTGTTAACACATCTCTAAGTAGTTCTGGCATATAATATTGTTTGTCAGAAAGTGTGGATAGCTCTGGGTATAAGTAGCCAAATGTAAACATATCAATCGTTCCTACTGTATATATACGATCTAATTCCAGCGATTCCCCGTTAATTAATACATCTTCGAGTAAAATTTTATTCCCGGGAATCGTATCTGGAATGACTTCTACACCAGCGTAAATCATTTTCCCCATCACTTTTCCCCGAAATCCGAATCCTTTTACCTCAAGATTCTCCATATTCGGTTTACGTGCTTTCAAAATAACTTCTCTTAATATCTTTCCTGGAACTTTCAAAGCACAAGGATTAATTGGATGTGGACAAATTCTGTGAATATCTCCGCGCGTCACAACACCTTCTTCTAATCCTTCAAGAAGCACACCCGCATTCACCATTCCAATCTCTGCACCGCACCACATTTTCAGCGCATTTGCTAACATGTGCGAAAATGCTGTTTCCTGAAACCAATCGACTGGCAATGATTCCTTTACATGAACGACAGGCTCTGCCATAATCTGTTTACTTTCTTCCTGCAGCAATTCAATTGTGGATAACGGTTTGCTGTAAGCACCTAAACGTTCTGTCTTAATCGCTCTACCGTCCTTTTTCAACAGCTTCTTCGTCTCTTTATCCACAGTAAGCTGAACGTGCCCAACGTAACGTCCCCACTTTTCACAACAACAAAGTAACGTATTATTCATAAGAACGCCTCGCTCAAATAAATGATGCGTATGTGCCCCTAAAATAACATCTACATCATAATGCTCCGCCATATACTCATCCATGCTTTTTCCAAGGTGAGAAAGAACAACTGTAATATGAGCCTCATCTTTCACTTCTTCTAAAATTGACTCTAAATGGATAAGCGGATCTTCAATATGCCAATCGAGCATATAATAAAACTCCGGATAAGCTACCGTTAATCCGATAAAAGCAATCGTAATCCCATCTGTCGTTGTATGTAATTTATAAGGCTT
This genomic interval from Bacillus thuringiensis contains the following:
- a CDS encoding bifunctional metallophosphatase/5'-nucleotidase; amino-acid sequence: MNINKETIIHLYHTNDIHSHFENWPQISRFVQEEKKRRQEAGETVLTVDIGDHVDRFHSISEATNGLGNTKLLNEALYDYVTIGNNEGITLAKEHLNRLYDDAGFEVLVANLFEKEGVRPEWAKPYKLHTTTDGITIAFIGLTVAYPEFYYMLDWHIEDPLIHLESILEEVKDEAHITVVLSHLGKSMDEYMAEHYDVDVILGAHTHHLFERGVLMNNTLLCCCEKWGRYVGHVQLTVDKETKKLLKKDGRAIKTERLGAYSKPLSTIELLQEESKQIMAEPVVHVKESLPVDWFQETAFSHMLANALKMWCGAEIGMVNAGVLLEGLEEGVVTRGDIHRICPHPINPCALKVPGKILREVILKARKPNMENLEVKGFGFRGKVMGKMIYAGVEVIPDTIPGNKILLEDVLINGESLELDRIYTVGTIDMFTFGYLYPELSTLSDKQYYMPELLRDVLTDMLITYTSSVKL